A genomic segment from Deinococcus sp. YIM 77859 encodes:
- a CDS encoding DUF4384 domain-containing protein: MRRTALLLGGLALGLSSCTLSVRSNLALAGGGNLIADLRPDRGEGATYRVGEAVRFRLTTRTPGYVTLVALQPNGYASTLIRGAYVPAGTTVFPRPQDGVTYNVAPPTGLQRVRAIFTRVRPATELVLSGTYDVNGWNTVTTQYVQPYAVADRDVAETYLYIR, from the coding sequence ATGCGCCGTACTGCACTTCTCCTCGGAGGGCTGGCCCTGGGCCTCAGCTCGTGCACCCTTTCTGTTCGCTCGAATCTTGCGCTCGCGGGGGGCGGCAACCTGATCGCCGACCTACGCCCTGACCGGGGAGAAGGAGCGACCTACCGGGTGGGCGAGGCCGTGCGTTTCCGCCTCACCACCCGCACGCCCGGCTACGTCACGCTCGTGGCACTTCAGCCCAACGGGTACGCGAGCACGCTGATCCGGGGGGCCTATGTCCCCGCCGGCACCACGGTCTTCCCTCGCCCGCAGGACGGCGTCACCTACAACGTCGCCCCGCCCACCGGCCTCCAGCGCGTCCGCGCGATCTTTACCCGAGTGCGTCCAGCCACCGAACTCGTGCTGAGCGGCACCTATGACGTGAACGGCTGGAATACCGTGACCACCCAGTACGTCCAGCCGTACGCGGTGGCTGACCGGGACGTGGCGGAGACATACCTGTACATTCGTTGA
- a CDS encoding nucleotide pyrophosphohydrolase, which yields MSLTFEEARQRVDAYIGQFEEGYFPPLLLMARLTEETGEVARVIAHQHGKTPKPGEDAGDLELELADLLFVMICLANERGLSLERGFERMMQKIETRDAERWTRKEAGE from the coding sequence ATGAGTCTGACCTTTGAGGAAGCGCGGCAGCGGGTGGACGCCTATATCGGGCAGTTTGAGGAAGGCTACTTTCCGCCCCTCCTGCTGATGGCCCGCCTGACCGAGGAAACCGGCGAGGTCGCGCGGGTTATTGCCCACCAGCACGGCAAGACGCCCAAGCCCGGCGAGGACGCGGGCGACCTGGAACTGGAACTGGCGGACCTGCTGTTCGTGATGATCTGCCTGGCGAACGAGCGTGGCCTCAGCCTGGAACGCGGCTTTGAGCGGATGATGCAGAAGATCGAAACCCGGGACGCCGAGCGGTGGACGCGGAAGGAGGCGGGCGAGTGA
- a CDS encoding YfiT family bacillithiol transferase, translating to MTDTRYPLGPLPQPLTLTPRERAEAVQAIRAFPAQLRAAVAHQPDAVLDTPYRDGGWTVRQVVHHLADSHMNAVVRLKLALTEVNPTVKPYEEGDWAQLPDMGLPLGPSLSLLDGLHARWTALLGALTPGQWAREWTHPASGQTFTVDTLAAMYAWHGQHHLAHIRRVTG from the coding sequence GTGACGGACACCCGTTACCCCCTCGGCCCGCTGCCGCAGCCCCTCACGCTGACGCCCCGGGAGCGGGCGGAGGCTGTCCAGGCCATTCGTGCCTTTCCCGCCCAGCTTCGCGCCGCCGTTGCCCATCAGCCGGATGCCGTGCTGGACACCCCGTACCGGGACGGCGGGTGGACGGTGCGGCAGGTCGTTCACCATCTGGCGGACAGCCACATGAACGCGGTGGTGCGCCTGAAGCTCGCTCTGACCGAGGTGAACCCGACCGTGAAACCCTACGAGGAGGGGGACTGGGCGCAGTTGCCCGACATGGGTTTGCCCCTCGGCCCCAGTTTGAGCCTGCTGGACGGCCTGCATGCTCGCTGGACTGCCCTGCTGGGAGCCCTCACGCCGGGGCAGTGGGCACGCGAGTGGACGCATCCCGCGTCTGGACAGACGTTCACCGTGGATACCCTCGCCGCCATGTACGCGTGGCACGGGCAACACCACCTGGCGCACATCCGGCGGGTGACGGGCTGA
- a CDS encoding Nudix hydrolase: protein MQHGEKTHIPVTLRASGVVILNGRGDILLVRELGTPGQMQKAGLWHIPSGSVEDGENPQDTAVREAYEETGLRVRLVKYLNTYLGRFPDGAHILRTVWLADPLPGQTLRPTFAHEVAEARYVSREEFGALYVAGQIRMYQTKLFYEDALREWAKLYQPGEKANA from the coding sequence ATGCAGCACGGTGAGAAGACGCATATACCCGTCACCCTTCGCGCGAGCGGCGTGGTGATTCTCAATGGACGCGGTGACATCCTGCTGGTGCGGGAACTTGGAACGCCCGGCCAGATGCAAAAGGCCGGGCTGTGGCACATCCCCTCCGGCAGCGTGGAGGACGGCGAGAATCCGCAGGACACCGCCGTCCGCGAAGCCTACGAGGAAACGGGCCTGCGCGTCCGGCTGGTGAAGTACCTGAACACCTACCTGGGCCGCTTTCCCGATGGGGCCCACATTCTCCGCACGGTCTGGCTGGCTGACCCGCTTCCCGGACAGACCCTCCGCCCCACCTTCGCGCATGAGGTGGCCGAAGCCCGCTACGTCAGCCGCGAGGAGTTCGGGGCGCTGTACGTGGCCGGACAGATTCGCATGTACCAGACGAAACTCTTCTACGAGGATGCCCTGCGCGAGTGGGCGAAGCTGTACCAGCCCGGCGAAAAGGCGAACGCCTGA
- the era gene encoding GTPase Era, producing MTDQMPSPESGETPTPSETHSGFVAIVGKPNVGKSTLLNSFLNTKVAPTSPRPQTTRRGVRGIYSTDTHQIVFVDTPGLHKPKDALGKYMNQEVQSALADVDAILWVVDLRHPPTEEDELVARQVRDLPKPLFLIGNKTDAAKYPDEAMKLYRALLEGRTGETQDVMLSAQNNPQAVATLREQVLDTLPENPFFFPRGAASDQTREQWAAEIIREEAMKRLREELPYAVATRVTSWTEREDGLQRIEAELIVEKNAHKGMVIGAGGKMLREIGQAARKQLEVFLSRKVYLGLEVIVIPGWREDEEALRELGYE from the coding sequence ATGACGGATCAGATGCCCTCCCCCGAATCCGGCGAGACGCCGACCCCCAGCGAGACGCACAGCGGGTTCGTCGCCATCGTCGGCAAGCCGAACGTCGGCAAGAGCACGCTGCTCAACAGCTTCCTGAACACCAAGGTCGCGCCGACCAGCCCGCGCCCGCAGACCACCCGCCGGGGCGTGCGCGGCATCTACTCCACCGACACGCACCAGATCGTCTTTGTGGACACGCCGGGCCTGCACAAGCCCAAGGACGCGCTGGGCAAGTACATGAACCAGGAAGTGCAGAGTGCCCTCGCGGACGTGGACGCGATCCTCTGGGTGGTGGACCTGCGCCACCCGCCGACCGAGGAGGACGAGCTGGTGGCCCGCCAGGTGCGCGACCTCCCCAAGCCGCTCTTTTTGATCGGCAACAAGACCGACGCCGCCAAGTACCCCGACGAGGCGATGAAGCTCTACCGCGCCCTGCTGGAGGGCCGCACGGGCGAGACGCAGGACGTGATGCTCAGCGCGCAGAACAACCCGCAGGCGGTGGCGACCCTGCGGGAACAGGTGCTCGACACGCTCCCCGAAAACCCCTTCTTCTTCCCGCGCGGCGCGGCCTCGGACCAGACCCGCGAGCAGTGGGCCGCCGAGATCATCCGCGAGGAGGCGATGAAGCGGCTGCGCGAGGAGCTGCCCTACGCCGTCGCCACCCGCGTCACGAGCTGGACCGAGCGCGAGGACGGCCTTCAGCGCATCGAAGCCGAGCTGATCGTGGAGAAGAACGCCCACAAGGGCATGGTGATCGGCGCGGGCGGCAAGATGCTGCGCGAGATCGGGCAGGCGGCCCGCAAGCAACTGGAAGTCTTCCTGAGCCGCAAGGTGTACCTGGGCCTGGAAGTCATCGTGATCCCCGGCTGGCGCGAGGACGAGGAGGCGCTGCGCGAACTGGGGTACGAGTAA